A genome region from Deltaproteobacteria bacterium PRO3 includes the following:
- a CDS encoding L-erythro-3,5-diaminohexanoate dehydrogenase: protein MEALRRNVQPSVRPRDNPLGTLRVLAPEGVLPQAADRLDPGLPLYADETLLRVSRLNLDSASFRQLRQSCGEDPRAIAAEILRIVRERGKMQNPVTGSGGMLLGEVLELGPGAPSRFQPGNRVASLVSLTLTPLHLEKILQVRLETGQVEVEGHAVLFASSPAVRMPEDLPEPAALAALDVCGAPAWFRRIAGASDRVLILGAGKSGVLCAYAAVQSLAPSSLSLWATDLSEPALARAAALGVFTRTLRADAQRPLDFLEALRRAGAPEFDLVVNACNAPETEAAAILAARPGGKVLFFNMATRFSRAVLSAEGLGRDVELVMGNGYAEGHAEYALDLLRRHAALREFFSGLKAGAARGASPG from the coding sequence CTTGGGGACGCTGCGGGTCCTGGCACCGGAAGGGGTCCTGCCCCAGGCCGCCGACCGGCTCGATCCCGGGCTGCCGCTCTATGCCGACGAGACCCTCTTGCGGGTCTCGCGCTTGAACCTCGACTCGGCCTCCTTCCGGCAGCTGCGTCAGAGCTGCGGCGAGGACCCGAGGGCCATCGCCGCGGAGATCCTGCGCATCGTCCGGGAACGCGGCAAGATGCAAAACCCGGTCACCGGTTCCGGGGGCATGCTCTTGGGCGAGGTCCTCGAGCTGGGGCCCGGGGCGCCGTCGCGCTTTCAGCCGGGCAATCGCGTCGCCAGCTTGGTCAGTTTGACTTTGACCCCGCTGCACTTGGAAAAAATCCTTCAAGTGCGACTCGAGACGGGCCAAGTCGAGGTCGAGGGGCACGCCGTCCTCTTCGCCTCCTCGCCCGCGGTGCGGATGCCGGAGGATCTGCCGGAGCCGGCCGCCTTGGCGGCGCTGGATGTCTGCGGGGCCCCGGCCTGGTTTCGCAGGATCGCCGGGGCGAGCGATCGCGTCTTGATCTTGGGGGCGGGGAAGTCCGGGGTCCTCTGCGCCTATGCGGCGGTTCAAAGCCTTGCTCCGTCTTCCCTCTCCCTGTGGGCGACGGACCTCTCGGAGCCGGCCTTGGCGCGCGCTGCCGCCTTGGGGGTCTTCACCCGGACGCTTCGGGCGGACGCCCAAAGGCCCCTGGATTTCCTCGAGGCCCTGCGCAGGGCTGGGGCGCCGGAATTCGATCTGGTCGTCAACGCCTGCAACGCCCCGGAGACGGAGGCGGCGGCGATCTTGGCGGCCCGGCCGGGGGGCAAGGTTTTGTTCTTCAACATGGCGACCCGGTTCAGCCGGGCCGTGCTCTCGGCCGAGGGCCTGGGTCGCGACGTCGAGCTGGTCATGGGGAACGGCTACGCCGAGGGCCATGCCGAATACGCGCTCGACCTGCTGCGCCGGCATGCGGCCTTAAGGGAGTTTTTTTCAGGGTTGAAGGCGGGCGCCGCGCGCGGCGCTTCGCCGGGATGA
- a CDS encoding KamA family radical SAM protein encodes MRLPYCDNTNPLYYQRFAPWREVPRSDWDNWKWQLQHTVTTPEQLAELLPLGEDEIARIRKTLPKYKFAVAPYYLSLVDPTNPECPIRLQCIPTEAELHLEPGEMNDPLAEDADMPVPNVVHRYPDRVLVTITGVCSMYCRFCTRRRFVLDKEGHKERNEVDVICDYIASHREIRDVIVSGGDALMMGKAMLVEILSRIRAIPHVEIMRIASKIPCVLPMRITEELVDTLKLFKPLYFMTHFNHPYELTPEVKIACDRLVDGGIPILNQSVLLRKINSDALIMKKLMQELLALRVKPYYIYQCDLSEGISHFRTPVEKGIEILESLRGHTSGLAVPEFVIDVPGGGGKIPVGPNYLISQSDKKVVVRNYEGFISTYPQPHLTDCSCSTAQAVAAESRPHKERGLARLLHEDSVTLEPRETQGQVH; translated from the coding sequence ATGCGTCTTCCTTATTGCGACAATACGAACCCGCTCTACTACCAGCGCTTCGCGCCCTGGCGGGAGGTCCCGCGCTCGGACTGGGATAACTGGAAGTGGCAGCTTCAGCATACCGTGACCACACCGGAGCAGCTCGCCGAGCTCCTGCCGCTCGGCGAGGACGAGATCGCGCGCATCCGGAAGACCCTGCCCAAATACAAGTTCGCGGTGGCGCCCTATTACCTCTCGCTCGTCGATCCCACCAACCCCGAGTGTCCGATCCGCCTGCAGTGCATCCCCACCGAGGCCGAGCTGCACCTCGAGCCGGGCGAGATGAACGATCCCCTCGCCGAAGACGCCGACATGCCCGTCCCCAACGTCGTCCACCGCTACCCCGACCGGGTCCTGGTCACGATCACGGGGGTCTGCTCGATGTACTGCCGCTTCTGCACGCGCCGCCGCTTCGTCCTCGACAAGGAGGGGCATAAAGAGCGAAACGAGGTGGACGTGATCTGCGACTACATCGCCTCGCACCGGGAGATCCGGGACGTCATCGTCTCGGGCGGCGACGCCCTGATGATGGGCAAGGCCATGCTGGTCGAGATCCTCTCCCGAATCCGGGCCATCCCCCACGTCGAGATCATGCGGATCGCCAGCAAGATCCCCTGCGTCCTGCCCATGCGCATCACCGAAGAGCTGGTCGACACCCTCAAGCTGTTCAAACCCCTGTATTTTATGACGCATTTCAACCATCCCTACGAGCTGACCCCCGAGGTAAAAATCGCTTGCGACCGGCTTGTCGACGGTGGTATCCCCATATTGAATCAGAGCGTTTTGCTGAGGAAAATCAACAGCGATGCGCTGATCATGAAAAAGCTCATGCAAGAGCTGTTGGCCCTGCGCGTAAAGCCTTATTACATTTATCAATGCGATCTCAGCGAGGGGATCAGCCACTTCCGCACCCCCGTCGAAAAAGGGATCGAGATCCTGGAATCCTTGCGCGGCCACACCAGCGGCCTGGCCGTTCCCGAGTTCGTCATCGACGTGCCGGGCGGCGGGGGAAAGATCCCCGTCGGACCCAACTACCTGATCAGCCAGTCGGACAAAAAAGTCGTGGTGCGCAATTACGAGGGATTCATCAGCACCTATCCTCAGCCGCATTTGACGGATTGCTCGTGCTCCACCGCGCAGGCAGTGGCGGCCGAATCGCGGCCGCACAAAGAGCGCGGCTTGGCGCGCCTGCTCCACGAGGACTCGGTGACCCTCGAGCCTCGCGAGACGCAGGGGCAGGTACATTAA